The proteins below come from a single Vibrio natriegens NBRC 15636 = ATCC 14048 = DSM 759 genomic window:
- a CDS encoding FIST signal transduction protein, translating into MQCQSVFTHITDEHSAVKKLRSELTQKNPAYVICYYTEEYDSELIRTALLKNFPDTPFHGASSCQAVMTDQGFHSGPVIAALAIYDHGPHAYGTGISHCTQNEGVMHALDMALDDADRVGEIPDLILLHATPGREESIIESIDQRFGTLVPIIGGSAADNNIKGNWSIITAQGQQQSGVSLTLFYSSQHVDIAFSAGHTSTNIKGIATKTEGRCLLEIDGEPALERYRQWTNHQQNQTGKDNLLFTNSSAYPIGRVAGHLYDRPYYKLSHPIRETADGGIELFTDIDEGEEITLMKGSREHLLARAAKVVNIAFNQKLEESRKIGVINIFCAGPMLHLKQDMNSVCEQINQELEHLPFICPFTFGEQGRFIGGENGHGNLMISSAIFHKPYER; encoded by the coding sequence ATGCAGTGCCAATCAGTTTTTACTCATATCACAGATGAACATTCAGCCGTTAAAAAGCTGCGTTCTGAGTTGACTCAAAAGAACCCAGCATACGTCATCTGTTATTACACAGAAGAGTATGACTCTGAGCTAATACGTACAGCTCTACTCAAGAATTTTCCTGATACGCCTTTCCATGGAGCCAGTTCTTGCCAAGCCGTAATGACAGACCAAGGTTTTCATTCCGGGCCAGTTATTGCGGCATTGGCTATTTACGATCACGGCCCACATGCATACGGTACTGGCATTTCTCACTGCACTCAAAACGAAGGCGTCATGCACGCGTTGGATATGGCACTTGACGATGCCGATCGAGTAGGGGAAATACCTGACTTAATCCTTCTCCACGCGACGCCTGGCAGAGAAGAATCAATCATCGAATCTATCGATCAAAGGTTTGGCACATTAGTACCGATTATTGGTGGTTCGGCAGCCGACAATAATATTAAAGGAAACTGGTCCATTATTACCGCGCAAGGCCAACAACAATCAGGCGTGAGCCTCACTTTATTTTATTCCTCACAACATGTAGATATCGCTTTTAGTGCTGGACACACCTCGACCAACATCAAAGGTATTGCCACTAAAACAGAAGGACGTTGTCTGTTGGAAATTGACGGTGAGCCTGCACTAGAGCGCTATAGACAATGGACCAATCACCAGCAAAATCAAACAGGTAAGGACAACCTGCTATTCACCAACTCCAGCGCATACCCAATCGGAAGAGTCGCAGGTCATTTGTACGACCGACCTTACTACAAACTATCTCACCCAATAAGAGAAACCGCCGATGGAGGCATCGAACTCTTTACCGATATTGACGAAGGAGAAGAGATCACTTTAATGAAAGGGAGTCGGGAACACCTGCTTGCCAGAGCGGCAAAAGTTGTGAATATCGCCTTCAACCAAAAACTAGAAGAGTCTCGTAAAATTGGCGTCATCAACATCTTTTGCGCAGGGCCCATGTTGCACTTGAAGCAAGACATGAACAGCGTTTGTGAACAAATCAACCAAGAACTGGAACACCTGCCATTTATATGCCCATTTACCTTTGGCGAACAAGGAAGATTTATTGGTGGCGAAAATGGACATGGGAACCTAATGATCTCATCAGCGATATTCCATAAGCCTTATGAAAGATAA
- a CDS encoding PH domain-containing protein, with product MIDFENSSVFKLKPIEQSKVREDFYKFLIDGEEIIAAFKSIRDQVVFTNKRVIAANVQGITGSKVDYTSLPYSKVNAFSVETSGTLDLDCEIELYLSEVGKVLFEIKGSFDLVTFNKHISQCVMG from the coding sequence ATGATCGATTTTGAAAACTCATCGGTGTTTAAGCTAAAACCGATTGAACAATCGAAGGTGAGAGAAGATTTCTACAAGTTTCTGATTGATGGCGAAGAAATCATTGCCGCTTTCAAAAGTATTCGCGATCAAGTGGTTTTCACCAACAAACGAGTTATTGCTGCGAACGTTCAGGGGATTACAGGTTCAAAAGTGGACTATACATCATTGCCGTACAGCAAGGTAAACGCGTTCTCTGTTGAGACGTCCGGCACATTGGATCTGGATTGTGAGATCGAGCTTTACCTGAGCGAGGTTGGTAAAGTGCTGTTTGAGATTAAAGGATCTTTTGATCTGGTCACTTTTAATAAACACATCAGCCAATGTGTGATGGGCTAA
- a CDS encoding GNAT family N-acetyltransferase has protein sequence MEFVPVNIEQQLDLCIAFRRDAYAVSYGSLDGFNTEDTAAWFERLASLPDAGFYHAIKNDETIGQIEFRKDLIDDEGVKYGYINLFYLKPEFRGQGLGGELQDFIFSQLKSAKCQYVQLRYLPANSQGVAFYRKHGWKDVGEMDTRGQLAQKRIPE, from the coding sequence ATGGAATTTGTTCCCGTAAACATCGAACAGCAATTAGATTTATGTATAGCCTTTCGTAGAGATGCTTATGCAGTCAGTTATGGCAGTCTTGATGGCTTTAATACTGAAGATACGGCAGCATGGTTTGAGAGATTAGCGTCTTTGCCGGACGCTGGTTTTTATCATGCAATCAAGAACGATGAAACCATTGGTCAAATCGAGTTTAGGAAAGACTTGATCGATGATGAAGGCGTAAAATATGGCTACATAAACCTTTTTTACTTAAAACCGGAGTTTCGTGGTCAAGGTTTGGGTGGCGAGTTGCAAGACTTCATATTTTCACAATTAAAATCTGCCAAATGCCAGTATGTCCAGTTAAGGTATTTACCAGCCAATAGCCAAGGTGTTGCGTTCTATCGTAAACATGGCTGGAAAGACGTTGGTGAGATGGATACACGAGGGCAACTGGCTCAAAAACGCATACCTGAATAG
- the ccoO gene encoding cytochrome-c oxidase, cbb3-type subunit II yields the protein MSNNSNNRHEFLERNVGLLAIFIVFAISWGALVEITPLIFQKQTTEPVENLRAYTPLEMEGRDLYIREGCSVCHSQMVRPFRSETERYGHYSVAGESVWEHPFLWGSKRTGPDLARVGGRYSDEWHRVHLIDPRELVPESNMPGFPWLAENVLDGSLTQKKLELFRDQFGVPYTDEQIANAAKEVEGKTEMDAIIAYLQSLGHAMK from the coding sequence ATGAGTAATAATTCTAATAATCGCCATGAATTCCTAGAACGTAATGTCGGTTTGTTGGCTATTTTTATCGTTTTTGCTATCAGTTGGGGCGCGCTTGTTGAAATCACGCCTCTGATTTTCCAAAAACAAACTACTGAGCCTGTAGAAAACCTACGCGCTTATACGCCTCTTGAAATGGAAGGCCGTGATCTATACATCCGTGAAGGTTGTAGCGTTTGTCACAGCCAGATGGTACGTCCTTTCCGTTCAGAAACTGAGCGTTACGGTCACTACTCTGTCGCTGGTGAAAGCGTTTGGGAACACCCTTTCCTTTGGGGTTCTAAGCGTACTGGTCCAGATCTGGCTCGTGTAGGTGGTCGTTATTCTGACGAGTGGCACCGTGTTCACCTAATTGATCCACGTGAACTTGTTCCAGAATCAAACATGCCTGGTTTCCCATGGTTAGCTGAAAACGTCTTAGACGGCAGTTTGACACAGAAGAAACTTGAGTTGTTCCGTGATCAGTTCGGTGTTCCATATACAGATGAACAGATCGCGAATGCGGCTAAAGAAGTAGAAGGTAAAACAGAGATGGATGCAATCATCGCTTACCTTCAGTCTCTTGGTCATGCAATGAAGTAA
- a CDS encoding toll/interleukin-1 receptor domain-containing protein codes for MSSESCDYLISLSFAGEDREYVDAVASGLKNNGISVFYDKYEQASLWGKDLYQHLTDVYQNRSRYVVMFISEHYAKKLWTSHEKRMAQARAFKESREYILPVKFDDTIIPDIPDTTGYLDAREFVPDEIVKFIKQKLQDDGITITKQKSLTNELLKSTAEELVNLIREELIQHEQKTESLNSPIRSLHSEAEFSKLWEARTKRQHQLKKWLLNSFSNKYQSKSILIKNELIQRLNLNERDVYFDAVYENPVNPLGISEVAADLEKLSMMLDTNE; via the coding sequence ATGAGTAGTGAAAGCTGTGATTATTTAATATCCCTATCTTTTGCTGGTGAAGATAGAGAGTATGTCGATGCTGTTGCCTCTGGGTTAAAGAATAATGGTATATCAGTTTTTTACGACAAGTATGAGCAAGCCTCTCTCTGGGGTAAGGATCTTTACCAGCACCTAACAGACGTTTATCAAAATAGATCCCGCTACGTTGTAATGTTTATTTCCGAGCATTATGCTAAAAAACTTTGGACCTCACACGAAAAACGAATGGCTCAGGCGAGAGCATTTAAAGAAAGTAGGGAGTACATATTACCCGTAAAGTTTGATGACACTATTATTCCTGATATTCCAGACACAACTGGTTATTTGGATGCCCGAGAATTTGTGCCAGATGAGATAGTTAAGTTCATTAAACAAAAACTGCAAGATGACGGGATAACAATAACAAAACAAAAGTCACTGACCAATGAGTTATTAAAATCGACAGCAGAAGAGCTAGTAAATTTAATTAGAGAAGAACTAATCCAGCACGAACAGAAAACCGAGAGCCTTAATAGTCCAATTCGGTCCCTTCATTCTGAAGCTGAGTTTTCCAAACTTTGGGAGGCGCGGACTAAGAGACAACATCAATTAAAAAAGTGGTTATTAAATAGTTTTTCTAACAAATATCAATCGAAATCCATATTAATAAAAAATGAATTAATACAAAGGCTTAATTTAAATGAAAGAGATGTTTATTTCGATGCAGTGTACGAAAACCCTGTAAACCCGCTAGGTATATCAGAAGTTGCGGCAGACCTAGAAAAATTAAGTATGATGCTGGATACAAACGAATGA
- a CDS encoding DUF2726 domain-containing protein, with translation MFEIVIVIILFLVLIVFSSKKASKKQRKEQVKPFIGSASSSAMDAPQTKCMSVPHKKHVYLSSKTERNFYNVLQEILPSDYVIHCQVSLMALVQPINFKDNSRTWAKRMDYVITDRNTKVLAVIELDDSSHRQKRRQERDHYVNSALEGHHKLIRFDAIGKYNPIDVAKVIERETDIKCNSLMGLAQPS, from the coding sequence GTGTTTGAAATCGTTATAGTAATTATTTTATTCCTAGTGTTGATTGTTTTCTCGTCCAAGAAAGCAAGCAAGAAACAACGCAAAGAGCAGGTTAAGCCTTTTATTGGTTCAGCTAGCAGTAGTGCTATGGATGCACCTCAAACCAAATGCATGAGTGTTCCACACAAAAAGCATGTCTACCTAAGCTCTAAGACCGAGCGAAACTTCTATAATGTTCTACAAGAAATATTACCTTCGGACTACGTCATACATTGTCAGGTTTCATTGATGGCGCTAGTACAGCCGATTAACTTTAAGGATAATTCTCGAACCTGGGCTAAGCGTATGGATTACGTCATTACAGACAGAAATACCAAGGTTCTCGCGGTTATAGAATTGGATGATTCATCCCACAGACAGAAAAGGCGTCAAGAACGCGACCACTATGTGAATTCAGCTTTAGAAGGGCATCACAAGTTGATCAGGTTTGATGCTATTGGCAAATATAACCCAATAGATGTTGCTAAAGTCATCGAAAGAGAGACGGACATAAAGTGTAATTCCTTAATGGGTCTAGCTCAGCCTAGCTAA
- a CDS encoding GNAT family N-acetyltransferase has product MQLTEFKQSHFKQLVEWIKTDELNYLWGGPAYTFPLTQTQIKRHCAQAEVHPYLVTMNNDHVGFIELYKVTEDHYRICRVFISEEFRGQGLAKKMMTLVIDKARNDLSAEILSLAVFEHNTAARKCYESLGFKTLTVESGTRYFNGKSWKLLRMEKQF; this is encoded by the coding sequence ATGCAGTTAACCGAGTTTAAACAATCCCATTTTAAACAGCTGGTGGAATGGATTAAGACCGATGAGTTGAATTACTTATGGGGCGGGCCAGCATACACTTTTCCATTGACTCAAACACAAATCAAACGACACTGTGCTCAAGCTGAAGTGCACCCTTATCTTGTCACTATGAACAACGACCATGTAGGATTTATCGAACTGTACAAAGTAACAGAAGATCATTATCGGATCTGTCGCGTTTTTATAAGCGAAGAGTTTCGTGGCCAAGGGCTCGCAAAGAAGATGATGACGCTAGTGATTGATAAGGCAAGAAATGATTTGTCTGCCGAAATACTGAGTTTAGCGGTCTTTGAACATAATACGGCGGCTAGGAAGTGTTATGAATCTCTTGGTTTTAAGACGTTAACGGTTGAATCCGGTACCCGATACTTTAATGGCAAGTCGTGGAAGCTGTTACGCATGGAAAAACAATTTTAG
- the ccoN gene encoding cytochrome-c oxidase, cbb3-type subunit I — protein sequence MSQVKQLEQNYNYTVVRQFTLVTILWGIVGMAVGVLIAAQLVWPQLNFDTPWLTYSRLRPLHTNAVIFAFGTSALFATSYYVVQRTCQTRLFGGPLVAFTFWGWQLIILAAAITLPQGMTTSKEYAELEWPIDIAIAIVWVSYAVVFFGTLVKRKTSHIYVANWFFGAFIITVAVLHIVNSMAVPVSLTKSYSIYSGAVDAMVQWWYGHNAVGFLLTAGFLGMMYYFVPKQAERPVYSYRLSIVHFWALISLYIWAGPHHLHYTALPDWTQSLGMVMSLVLFAPSWGGMINGIMTLSGAWHKLRYDPILRFLIVSLSFYGMSTFEGPMMAIKTVNALSHYTDWTIGHVHSGALGWVAMVSIGSVYHLVPRLFGQERMYSVGLVNVHFWLATIGTVLYIVAMWISGVMQGLMWRAVNSDGTLTYSFVESVQASYPFYFVRFLGGLIFLSGMILMAYNTYKTVTAPKESLKAIPHPA from the coding sequence ATGAGCCAAGTAAAGCAGCTTGAACAAAACTACAACTATACAGTCGTTCGCCAATTTACCCTTGTGACCATTTTATGGGGCATAGTTGGTATGGCTGTTGGTGTTTTGATTGCCGCTCAATTAGTTTGGCCACAGCTAAACTTTGATACGCCGTGGTTGACGTACAGTCGTTTACGTCCGCTGCATACTAATGCGGTAATTTTTGCGTTTGGTACCAGTGCTCTGTTCGCAACATCTTATTATGTTGTTCAGCGTACTTGTCAAACACGTCTTTTTGGTGGCCCACTCGTTGCCTTCACCTTTTGGGGTTGGCAATTAATCATCTTAGCCGCAGCAATTACTCTACCACAGGGGATGACCACCTCTAAAGAGTACGCTGAGCTAGAATGGCCTATTGATATCGCAATCGCGATTGTATGGGTTTCGTACGCAGTGGTGTTCTTCGGAACATTGGTAAAACGTAAGACCTCCCACATTTATGTGGCGAACTGGTTCTTCGGCGCGTTTATCATCACCGTGGCAGTACTTCACATCGTGAACAGCATGGCAGTTCCTGTTTCCTTGACTAAATCGTACTCGATTTATTCTGGAGCAGTGGATGCGATGGTTCAATGGTGGTATGGACACAATGCGGTAGGTTTCCTACTGACCGCTGGTTTCCTAGGTATGATGTACTACTTCGTCCCTAAACAAGCTGAACGTCCTGTTTATTCTTACCGTTTATCTATCGTTCACTTCTGGGCATTGATCTCTCTATACATTTGGGCTGGTCCTCACCACCTTCACTATACTGCTCTACCTGACTGGACTCAGTCTTTGGGTATGGTGATGTCATTGGTTCTATTTGCTCCATCTTGGGGTGGTATGATCAACGGTATCATGACGCTGTCTGGTGCTTGGCATAAACTTCGTTATGACCCTATCCTACGTTTCCTAATTGTGTCGTTGTCTTTCTACGGTATGTCTACCTTCGAAGGCCCAATGATGGCAATCAAGACAGTAAACGCACTTTCTCACTACACCGACTGGACCATTGGTCACGTTCACTCTGGTGCTTTGGGTTGGGTTGCTATGGTGTCTATCGGTTCGGTTTACCACTTGGTACCTCGCCTGTTCGGCCAAGAGCGTATGTACTCAGTTGGTTTGGTTAACGTGCATTTCTGGTTAGCAACAATCGGTACGGTTCTATACATCGTAGCGATGTGGATCTCTGGTGTTATGCAAGGCCTAATGTGGCGCGCAGTTAACTCTGACGGTACTCTGACTTACAGCTTTGTTGAGTCGGTACAAGCGTCATACCCATTCTATTTTGTACGTTTCCTAGGTGGTTTAATCTTCCTATCAGGTATGATTCTAATGGCATACAACACGTACAAAACAGTGACTGCACCTAAAGAGAGCCTTAAGGCTATCCCACATCCGGCATAA
- a CDS encoding ATP-binding protein yields MKDKYLETYQQEALQEALVELQQAKHREKLLADENKAILSAISAMSEAKNRNEIFSGLNTVLKKYINFEDFIVITRDDNRQSFKTLISTNSVFDTVNWLHGNTMERALNGECVLLFEPLRLGEFSNLNIFVKNHVNSVILTGIRSEVTQNIILLIGAQKGHFSIENKETLRRFRPLIERAVIDIETKEKLQRIVDVRTTELAKAREEAELANQSKSEFLAMMSHEIRTPLNSVLGMLDILRQSTLSNEQFEALCQMESSAELLLAIISDILDLSKIESGSFQLHEQWTNLSDAVTFVISQQKQIAISKNLNFNLDCRIPQDKQYWIDSTRLSQVLFNLIGNAIKFTDSGTVSVSVLEQKDELIISVSDTGIGISKAKQARLFTAFHQGDRSITRRFGGTGLGLAITKHLVEMMRGTIIVDSKEHVGSSFTIKIPVLTRLHQNRPVKIEANSPVKALNLLVVEDTHSNQLVIKLILNKLGHNVHISSHGEEALAFLEDNSDSIDIILMDVSMPVMDGITATRLIREKGITIPIIALTAHALESDRDKCLEAGMDSFISKPVRRQDIYEAIQVFVEND; encoded by the coding sequence ATGAAAGATAAATATTTAGAGACCTACCAACAAGAAGCTTTGCAGGAAGCATTGGTTGAGTTACAACAAGCCAAGCATAGAGAAAAATTGCTCGCTGACGAGAACAAAGCCATTCTTTCGGCAATATCAGCCATGAGCGAAGCCAAAAACCGCAATGAAATCTTCTCTGGCTTAAATACGGTCTTAAAAAAATACATTAACTTTGAAGACTTTATCGTTATTACTCGTGACGATAACAGGCAATCTTTCAAAACGTTAATATCAACGAACAGCGTATTCGACACGGTTAATTGGTTACACGGTAACACCATGGAGCGAGCGCTAAATGGTGAATGTGTATTACTGTTCGAACCATTAAGGTTGGGCGAGTTCTCTAACTTAAATATATTCGTCAAGAACCACGTGAACTCTGTCATTCTGACTGGCATTCGCTCTGAAGTAACTCAAAATATAATCCTATTAATTGGAGCACAAAAAGGGCACTTCAGTATTGAAAACAAAGAAACACTTCGACGCTTTCGCCCTCTAATAGAGCGAGCGGTAATAGACATCGAGACCAAAGAGAAGTTACAACGTATCGTTGATGTACGTACAACAGAGCTAGCTAAAGCACGCGAAGAAGCTGAACTCGCAAACCAATCTAAGTCCGAGTTTCTGGCCATGATGAGCCATGAAATCCGAACGCCGCTTAATTCCGTTCTGGGTATGCTCGATATATTAAGGCAATCAACATTATCCAACGAGCAGTTCGAAGCGCTGTGTCAAATGGAGAGCTCTGCGGAACTGCTTCTCGCCATCATAAGTGACATCCTGGATCTCTCTAAAATCGAGTCGGGTAGCTTTCAGTTACATGAACAGTGGACCAATTTAAGTGACGCTGTGACTTTTGTCATTTCCCAGCAAAAACAAATAGCTATTAGCAAAAACCTCAACTTCAATCTTGATTGCCGCATACCGCAAGACAAACAGTATTGGATTGATTCGACCAGGTTATCTCAGGTTTTATTTAATCTTATCGGTAACGCGATTAAATTCACCGACAGCGGTACAGTGAGCGTTTCGGTTTTGGAACAGAAAGACGAGCTAATAATTTCCGTCTCTGACACGGGCATTGGTATATCAAAAGCCAAACAAGCTCGTTTATTCACGGCTTTTCATCAAGGCGACAGATCGATAACCAGACGTTTCGGAGGAACAGGATTAGGCCTGGCTATCACCAAACATTTAGTAGAGATGATGCGCGGAACCATCATAGTTGATAGTAAAGAACACGTGGGCTCGTCATTCACAATAAAGATTCCGGTATTGACTAGGCTTCATCAGAATCGTCCTGTAAAAATCGAAGCAAACAGCCCAGTCAAAGCGTTAAATTTACTTGTGGTTGAAGATACACATTCAAACCAGCTCGTGATTAAATTAATTCTCAACAAGTTAGGACATAACGTTCACATCTCAAGCCATGGCGAAGAAGCACTGGCATTTCTGGAAGATAACAGCGACTCAATCGACATTATACTTATGGATGTATCGATGCCAGTCATGGACGGCATTACCGCAACGCGCTTGATCCGAGAAAAAGGCATCACGATTCCAATCATCGCATTAACAGCACACGCTTTAGAAAGTGACCGTGACAAATGCTTAGAAGCCGGTATGGACAGCTTCATTTCCAAACCAGTCCGTAGACAAGACATCTATGAAGCCATTCAAGTGTTTGTAGAAAATGATTAG